The genomic DNA CACCACAGTCAATCTGTTCCCAGTGCGTGTATTTACGATTTTCGCCCGCATCGGTGCTCATCCACGGTGCGCCCTTGATCAAGTGCAGGAAGTACAGGTGGGCCTATCGTTTGTTGGCAGGAAGCAGCCGAAACGGGAAACAAAGACTCATAATCAAATGTCCACCCGTGCTGAAATTGATGCACCAGCTTACCAGATTGTGAAGGAGGTTTGTAATGGTCCAGGCGCACGGAATCTGCACGAACGGTATCGAAAGGACGCACAGGTGAAAGATAGTTAAGCCCAGCACGTACGCAAGCCACAAACCACGCGAATCGAGCCAGGACGAGTTGGGATTTGGATCCCCATTACCACCGGCAATCATTTTGCGTTGGTTTTTGTATGTGCGTGTTTTCCTTTGTTTAGAGACGCTTCGGGTGTGCGTACCGCGAGTCGCAGCAAATTTTCCTCCAAATGCAACAAATTGTCAGctgacgtttgtttgtttctttgtttgcgttttgtgCGAAGGTAAGGGTGTGTTCTACCGATCACTTGCTCTGCGCAGTAGAGTGAACCGGGAGCCCTCTACTGGAGGGTGGTTTGAAAAAACCGTTAACGGGATGTATTATCAAAACTGGTAGATTTTCTATGTCGTATGAGGAGTTTCCCTCATCCTAATGACATCTTTCCCAtgtacaagaagggagataggctagagggCAGCAATTACGGGGGTATTACAGAATGGAATATCGCCTGCAAGATTTTCTCCCTAATACTCCAAGATGGACtagtcccattcgttgaagagatatcCGAGAGAATTCTGAAACGGGATATCAACCATTGACcggatcttcacgatgcggctgACCATGGGGAaaatggcggagcagcagctccactgcCTTCCATCGcttgaattattttaaaatcgcATATGACAGTACAGCCAGGGTAAAAatatacgacgcaatgaggcttgtaagaatgacaatggccaaccaggtgaaggtggatggaaaactctcacgggccctttgctaccaccaacgACCTGccccagggagatgggcttgcctgtctccttttcaatctggcgctagagagagccaacCGCGACGAAGGAGGAGACTTCGCGGActatcttctataagtcaatccagatcctggcatacgctgttGACATAGATATCATTGGTGTAAGGCTCTCCTCTCGAACGAGTGGCACTAAATCTCGgattggagattaacgaggcccAAAATTATGGtggcggccctgctaacaaacactgatttacgcatggatgatgtacagatagatGACTGCATTTTTGAAGTCTTCCAAGACTTTACCTATCTGGGGTTAAATGCCAGCACCGACCACAACACTGATGTTGCGTTACGCGTAAGGGTACTGGCTGCCATCTGGTCATACTAAAGCCCCCAGTACTCCCAGATCCTCCAGTAGCGCCGAGAGCGCCAGATCCCTACGCACCACCTCTTTATCGACTTCAAGGCGGCCTACGATACCATAGATAGGAATGAGCTATGGAACATCATGCAGCGGCACCATTTTCCAGGAAAGTTGATCCGCTTGTTAAGGGCCACCATGAACGGGTGCAGTGCAGAGTGAGAGTATCGAACATGCTGCCGGAGTCGTTCGAAACTCACAGGGGTCTGAGGCAAGGGGACGGAATCTCCTGTGTACTGTTCAATATAGCCTTGGAAGGTGTCATACGAGGCGCGGGGCTAGACAACGACATCCGTGGCATGATTCTCTAGCGGTGTcttcaatttcttttctctttacGGACGACATAGACATCGTTGGCAAGACGACAGCGAAGGTGTGTGTGAGGCGTACACCCGACTGAAACGTGAAACAGCTAGAATTGGAATGAtgatcaatgcgacgaagacgaaatacctgcttgccggaggctcCGGTCGTGATAGAGCCCGAGTGGGAAGCAGCGTGTAAGTCGACGGCGACAACCTCGTGGTGGTTGAGGAGTTCTGCTATCTTGGAATAGTCGTTTCTTCGGATAACGACGGCAGCAGCGAAATCCGGAGTGAGatctatcgcacactgattcgCCCGGTGGTTCTATATGGCCACGAGTCTTGGACCAACCGAGCGGAGGATGCAAACGCTCTGGGTGTGTTCGA from Anopheles stephensi strain Indian chromosome 2, UCI_ANSTEP_V1.0, whole genome shotgun sequence includes the following:
- the LOC118506079 gene encoding ORM1-like protein; translation: MIAGGNGDPNPNSSWLDSRGLWLAYVLGLTIFHLCVLSIPFVQIPCAWTITNLLHNLAHLYFLHLIKGAPWMSTDAGENRKYTHWEQIDCGEQFTSTRKFLTAAPIILFLLTSLYTRNDAEHFTVNLISLVTVLVPKLPQLHGVRLFGINRY